In Desulfuromonas sp., a genomic segment contains:
- a CDS encoding sulfotransferase domain-containing protein, translating to MSKVKIKKGLHLAYKELRALMRKAGPTQVVFIAGAQRSGTTIALDVFGKSPDIKTYGEGDPRFFKGYRLPSIEQVEQKRNSSKFPVIVAKPLVDSQHMGKWLAEMDGLKVIWMFRDFHQVVKSANRKWPGHQLRVMHSLAKRDWKTLAWRGENISEAVLSTFDSLYHPSINEQEGGALMWWLRNKLMFDQGLAQNKNFMLLDYEDMVKDSRLNFEGVFRWFSLQFDSSFTKEIHVDSLKPYQLPDLGDEIRHACDELLENLKNAYQRKKAHIF from the coding sequence ATGTCTAAAGTCAAAATAAAAAAGGGCTTGCACCTCGCATATAAAGAGCTGAGAGCCCTGATGCGGAAGGCAGGTCCTACTCAAGTTGTATTCATTGCCGGCGCACAGCGCTCGGGCACTACGATCGCCTTAGATGTGTTTGGCAAGTCACCCGATATAAAAACATATGGGGAGGGCGACCCACGCTTTTTCAAGGGGTATCGGCTGCCTTCCATTGAGCAGGTCGAGCAAAAGAGGAATTCCTCAAAATTTCCAGTGATCGTAGCCAAGCCTCTTGTCGATTCGCAGCACATGGGGAAGTGGCTCGCGGAAATGGACGGTTTGAAGGTGATCTGGATGTTTCGTGATTTTCATCAGGTTGTAAAGTCAGCTAACAGAAAATGGCCCGGACACCAGTTGAGGGTGATGCATAGCTTGGCCAAACGCGATTGGAAAACCCTTGCGTGGCGAGGTGAAAATATTAGTGAAGCTGTCTTGAGTACCTTTGACAGTCTTTACCACCCTTCGATAAATGAGCAAGAAGGGGGGGCTCTCATGTGGTGGTTGCGAAATAAGCTAATGTTCGACCAAGGATTGGCTCAAAACAAGAATTTTATGTTGCTTGATTATGAAGATATGGTGAAAGATTCGCGTCTTAACTTTGAAGGAGTTTTTCGTTGGTTCTCTCTCCAATTTGATTCGAGTTTCACAAAAGAAATACACGTAGATTCTTTGAAGCCTTATCAGTTGCCGGATTTGGGTGATGAAATAAGGCACGCTTGTGATGAACTGCTTGAAAACTTAAAGAATGCTTATCAGAGGAAAAAAGCTCATATTTTTTAG
- a CDS encoding nucleotidyltransferase family protein, translating to MGKSYTLLAHFLSPYRPGELVETLREYDRKGRLDWKLVLYQANLSFCTPLWYSRLRQKGLLDELPEDLQEYLQVLHQANVERNEAFQASLVEILSSLQDMRIHSVLLKGAATFCDGLYGSSGARLMGDVDIL from the coding sequence ATGGGGAAGTCGTATACTCTTTTGGCGCACTTTCTTTCTCCCTACAGGCCCGGGGAGTTGGTGGAGACTTTGCGTGAGTATGATCGTAAAGGACGACTTGACTGGAAGTTGGTTCTTTACCAGGCGAATCTGAGTTTTTGCACTCCCCTTTGGTATTCACGACTTCGACAGAAGGGTTTGCTGGATGAGCTTCCGGAGGATTTGCAGGAATACCTCCAAGTTCTACACCAGGCCAACGTTGAACGTAACGAAGCTTTTCAAGCCTCCCTTGTGGAGATTCTTTCATCGCTTCAAGATATGAGAATCCACTCCGTTTTGCTGAAGGGCGCTGCGACCTTCTGCGACGGCCTTTATGGCAGCTCTGGAGCCCGGCTGATGGGGGATGTCGATATATTA
- a CDS encoding nucleotidyltransferase family protein, translating to MIRSGYVPVPTTRADTYSPEYLPQHLPRMLKPHSPVAVEIHVRVERGQAGRILPAGLAWANSQKVVLGGYHTAVLSPTYRLLHNTVHGLLSQREFIQSNISLLQLAEFAELVSTYENEIDWGEWHRRGAEHGAAREFGAYLTLACNLMGVPWPDGVRKHRLARIDAARIEMAGNRVGKLRDRTVSMKGRLGEALAGWFVNFFYNLCRPLWVWRNVCHVEGNIPLSIGMMLKKLWSNLGLRVGGR from the coding sequence TTGATCCGATCGGGCTATGTGCCCGTCCCAACAACAAGGGCCGATACCTATTCCCCCGAATACCTTCCTCAGCATTTACCGCGGATGCTCAAACCGCATTCGCCAGTTGCGGTAGAAATCCATGTCAGGGTGGAACGTGGGCAGGCAGGCAGAATCCTTCCGGCAGGTTTGGCTTGGGCGAACAGCCAGAAGGTGGTCTTGGGAGGCTATCATACAGCAGTGCTTAGCCCGACTTATCGCTTGTTGCATAATACGGTTCATGGGTTGCTTTCGCAGCGCGAATTCATACAGTCAAACATCTCTCTTCTTCAGTTGGCTGAGTTTGCTGAACTTGTTTCGACCTACGAGAATGAGATCGATTGGGGTGAGTGGCATAGGAGGGGGGCAGAGCATGGGGCGGCAAGGGAATTCGGAGCATATCTGACTCTCGCTTGCAATTTGATGGGAGTGCCCTGGCCAGATGGTGTCCGAAAACACAGATTGGCTCGGATCGATGCAGCCAGAATTGAAATGGCGGGGAACCGGGTCGGTAAATTGAGAGACAGGACCGTTTCGATGAAGGGGCGGTTGGGGGAGGCTCTTGCGGGTTGGTTCGTCAATTTCTTCTATAACCTTTGCAGGCCTTTATGGGTTTGGCGAAATGTCTGTCATGTTGAAGGGAATATCCCTCTTAGCATTGGCATGATGCTAAAAAAACTTTGGTCAAATCTTGGGCTCAGGGTGGGCGGTCGGTAA
- a CDS encoding oligosaccharide flippase family protein, protein MGLAVPVGKAQVPRNLSMNIVSFLVNLLVALWLVPYLIKHLGTSAYGLIPLAMIFSEYISIITQSFNSSVNRFLTFEIQKGDIDEAVIVFNSSVFVVFLFAGIQIIVLTLILSNIENVITVPAGLKNDALWLFALTFGGFGLSILSTVFSVSMYSQNRLDLMRVNDLSRTLLRFVVIIALFSYSGPALVHVGVGNFFGGLIVLVLSVFRWRNLTPDLKLNLRKAEFKKLRSMATMSGWVLINQVGFLLFLRIDTYLVNKFIGPEACGEYAAVLQWNQVVRTAAGVLAGAITPLVIIYHARGESKKLIRMMELAVKVMGLVLAVPLALLCGFSSEVLAFWLGEPFRRLGTLMTLQLCTLVINLGVLPLLAVSTALNKVKLPAILSCCLGLSNLLLALYVVNETTWGYYGVAAVGVLVLTLKNGLFTPVYAAYILKIPLGSFFKPIANGVLAFSIVFLFTKIFRDHYTLNSFVDLGFIVLSICTVLTLPLIWGGLSSGDRKILAEMAPQNSRVLSKKILLVRD, encoded by the coding sequence ATGGGTTTGGCAGTCCCGGTGGGTAAGGCGCAAGTTCCAAGAAATTTATCGATGAACATAGTGTCTTTTCTCGTAAACCTTCTCGTAGCTCTTTGGTTAGTACCATATCTTATTAAACATCTTGGAACTTCAGCATATGGTCTAATACCATTAGCGATGATATTCAGTGAGTATATTAGTATTATTACGCAATCTTTCAACTCATCAGTCAATAGGTTTTTGACATTCGAAATTCAGAAAGGCGATATAGATGAAGCAGTCATAGTTTTTAATAGCTCTGTATTTGTCGTTTTTTTGTTCGCAGGAATTCAGATAATTGTTCTAACCCTTATTTTGTCGAATATTGAAAATGTTATAACTGTACCTGCTGGACTTAAAAATGATGCACTTTGGCTGTTTGCTTTGACTTTTGGGGGTTTCGGTCTTTCGATATTGAGTACGGTTTTTTCAGTTTCTATGTATTCGCAAAATAGATTAGATTTGATGAGGGTGAATGATTTATCTCGTACACTGCTTCGTTTTGTCGTGATAATTGCATTGTTCAGTTACTCAGGTCCTGCTTTAGTTCATGTAGGTGTTGGTAACTTTTTTGGAGGGTTGATAGTTCTTGTTCTAAGTGTTTTCAGATGGCGAAATCTGACACCTGATCTAAAGCTGAACTTAAGGAAAGCAGAATTCAAAAAACTTCGATCAATGGCCACAATGTCAGGGTGGGTTTTGATCAATCAAGTAGGGTTTTTGTTGTTTCTTCGTATTGATACTTACTTGGTGAATAAGTTCATAGGGCCAGAGGCCTGTGGTGAGTACGCAGCCGTTTTGCAGTGGAATCAAGTGGTACGAACCGCAGCGGGAGTGCTGGCTGGCGCAATAACTCCGTTGGTAATTATTTACCACGCACGGGGAGAGAGTAAAAAGTTGATTCGAATGATGGAACTGGCCGTAAAGGTGATGGGCTTGGTCCTGGCCGTTCCATTGGCGCTGCTGTGTGGCTTCTCTAGTGAGGTGTTGGCTTTTTGGCTTGGCGAACCATTCAGGAGGCTTGGAACATTAATGACTCTCCAGTTGTGTACTTTGGTCATAAACTTGGGAGTATTGCCTCTGCTGGCAGTAAGTACCGCTTTAAACAAAGTCAAGTTGCCAGCAATTCTTTCCTGTTGTTTGGGGCTATCAAATTTACTGTTAGCACTTTATGTTGTAAACGAGACAACGTGGGGTTATTACGGAGTAGCAGCAGTCGGAGTACTTGTTTTAACATTGAAAAACGGTCTCTTTACCCCAGTTTACGCGGCTTACATATTGAAGATACCACTTGGTAGTTTTTTCAAACCAATAGCTAATGGGGTTCTTGCTTTTTCGATTGTATTTTTATTCACCAAGATTTTTCGAGATCATTATACTTTGAACAGTTTCGTTGATTTAGGTTTTATTGTGCTCAGTATTTGTACAGTTTTGACACTTCCTTTGATTTGGGGAGGCCTTTCTAGCGGGGATAGGAAAATTTTAGCAGAAATGGCACCACAAAATTCCAGGGTGCTGTCGAAGAAAATACTTCTTGTTAGAGATTGA
- a CDS encoding polysaccharide pyruvyl transferase family protein: MAKPDNILLAGYYGMKNVGDDCFGVVSTWGARKYWEAENVSLLSSEHLVSSVKTVSCLSKEKKYKGQARLQSYLNILKSNLVVWSGGSIFHSKENFGSPRTISLLASRAKITPSGAIGVSLGPYKSVKDEKYVHSSLSSLRFLALRDNSSYEEALSLNLPYRPIEAADLAMLLPMVSKHRNPKKRKEKILGVTVCHYERYAGKDVTKEKKRETVLLESLKRLICQGFEVKIRFFVFNGHPHYGDNQITHAFVEKLKTYGAEAEVVQYDPDPLRVWEKVAECSAFVSVRLHGSIYAAAAGVPCISVEYHKKCGDFRRDIGVPGRFSVGDLDCEPLDLTSRLIDLFDVELPAFYPKRDKLIGMAENNFKVALSSL, from the coding sequence ATGGCCAAACCTGATAATATTTTGTTAGCTGGATATTATGGTATGAAAAATGTTGGAGATGATTGTTTTGGAGTCGTTTCCACGTGGGGTGCCAGGAAATACTGGGAAGCAGAAAACGTATCATTGCTCTCAAGCGAACATTTGGTTTCCTCCGTAAAAACTGTTTCATGCCTTTCGAAAGAAAAAAAATATAAGGGGCAGGCACGCCTTCAAAGTTATCTGAATATTTTAAAATCAAATCTGGTCGTTTGGTCTGGTGGGTCGATATTTCATAGCAAAGAGAATTTTGGTTCCCCTAGGACGATTTCACTCCTTGCTTCTCGAGCCAAAATAACTCCATCTGGAGCTATTGGCGTCTCTCTCGGACCCTATAAAAGCGTCAAAGATGAAAAATATGTTCATTCTTCTCTTTCTTCTCTTAGATTCCTGGCGTTGAGAGACAATTCATCTTATGAAGAGGCGCTTTCTTTGAATCTTCCTTACAGGCCTATTGAGGCGGCAGATCTAGCTATGTTGCTACCAATGGTATCGAAACATAGAAACCCGAAAAAAAGAAAAGAAAAAATTTTGGGAGTTACAGTCTGTCATTATGAGAGATATGCAGGGAAAGATGTGACTAAAGAGAAAAAGAGAGAGACGGTATTGCTAGAGTCATTAAAGCGACTTATTTGTCAAGGGTTTGAGGTTAAGATTAGGTTTTTTGTTTTTAACGGGCACCCTCACTATGGGGATAATCAGATTACACATGCTTTTGTCGAAAAATTAAAAACATATGGAGCTGAGGCCGAAGTTGTTCAATACGACCCTGACCCCTTACGGGTTTGGGAGAAAGTCGCGGAGTGTTCTGCTTTTGTGTCAGTCCGGTTGCATGGTTCAATATACGCTGCGGCCGCTGGAGTACCATGTATTTCAGTTGAATATCACAAAAAATGCGGTGATTTCCGTAGAGACATTGGCGTCCCGGGAAGATTTAGCGTTGGTGATCTTGATTGTGAACCTTTAGATTTGACGAGTAGATTGATTGATCTGTTTGATGTGGAACTTCCCGCTTTTTATCCGAAAAGAGATAAATTGATTGGTATGGCAGAGAACAATTTTAAAGTGGCACTTAGTTCTCTGTGA
- a CDS encoding glycosyltransferase family 2 protein translates to MLNRSLKVSVVVPSYNSGKYIKKCLVSVLKQTIQDFEIVVVDDCSKDDTVSVVQGLKDSRIKIFKNEENRGPSYSRNKAIENSCGEWIAFLDSDDWFSPQRLEKLLSLGEETGAEIVADDIFLIEDNEEKPWGTNLSQQNFKKIESIDVVKYVGMDCGVQPMIKA, encoded by the coding sequence ATGTTGAATAGATCGTTAAAGGTTTCTGTTGTCGTTCCGTCGTATAATTCTGGGAAATACATTAAAAAATGCCTTGTATCTGTTCTGAAGCAAACGATACAGGATTTTGAAATTGTCGTAGTAGATGATTGTTCAAAAGATGACACGGTCTCTGTTGTGCAGGGTCTTAAGGATAGCAGGATAAAAATTTTTAAAAACGAAGAAAATCGAGGCCCTAGCTACTCCAGGAACAAGGCAATAGAAAATAGTTGCGGAGAATGGATTGCGTTTTTAGATTCAGATGATTGGTTTTCTCCTCAACGGCTCGAAAAATTGTTGAGTCTTGGTGAAGAGACCGGCGCAGAGATTGTCGCTGACGATATATTTTTAATTGAAGACAATGAGGAAAAGCCATGGGGTACAAACTTAAGCCAGCAAAATTTTAAAAAAATAGAATCAATTGATGTTGTTAAGTACGTAGGTATGGATTGCGGCGTACAAC